The Sulfobacillus thermosulfidooxidans genome segment GGCCGCTTTGACCCTTCTTTATTCACATGACCCACCAAAAAAATCGGACAGGCTTCTTTAGCCAATCGCATTAAGCGAGCGGCAATTCCCCGAACTTGTCCCACACTTCCCGGTGCAGACTCGATCTCGGGATCATAAACCGTTTGCAACGAATCCACGACCACCAATTGCCATTTCTGCGCCCGGATCGCCTGTTCAATACGCTCAATATTGCCTTCAGCCATAATATATAGACTATCAGGCAAATCCCCCAAACGCTGGGCGCGAATGCGGGTCTGACCTTGAGATTCTTCCGCCGTAATATAGAGGACAGGTCCCTCTCGACTTACAAATGAGGCGATTTGAAGCAGCAATGTCGATTTGCCAATGCCCGGATCGCCACCGAGCAAGAAATATCCATTGGGCACCATGCCTCCACCCAATACGCGGTCGACTTCGGCAATGCCAGTGGAGATCCGTTGAACATGCTCGGACTGCACGGCCCCGATGGGGATGGGGCCGTCGCCAGTGGCAAGGGACGATGGTTTAGAATTTTTGGTGACAATCTCCTGTTCCATCGTGTTATATCCCCCACAGCCGGGACAACGGCCTAACCACCGGGCAGAAGTCGTTGCACATACTTGACATATATAGCGCGTCTGTTCCCGAATTCCGTCCACCTCCTAATGACAGCCTGAAGGCGTCATGATTGCTTCATTACTGGATCATTTTCCGGTATCTGGGAAAAAGTCAATTGCCCGTCTTCCGCATCAACTAAAATATGGGCGCCTTCAGCAAACTTCCCTGCTAAGATATCCTCAGCCAATTGATCTTCGACGAGTCGCTGGATGGCCCGGCGAAGTGGGCGGGCACCAAAGACCGGATCATAGCCGGATTTCGCAATCACCAGTTTCGCGGCATCGGTCACCGACAGCTCGTAACCATTTTGGCGAATCCGGTCTTCCACTTCTTTGAGCATGATACCAACAATTTCCGCCAATTGTTCTGCCGACAATTCATGGA includes the following:
- a CDS encoding AAA family ATPase, which gives rise to MDGIREQTRYICQVCATTSARWLGRCPGCGGYNTMEQEIVTKNSKPSSLATGDGPIPIGAVQSEHVQRISTGIAEVDRVLGGGMVPNGYFLLGGDPGIGKSTLLLQIASFVSREGPVLYITAEESQGQTRIRAQRLGDLPDSLYIMAEGNIERIEQAIRAQKWQLVVVDSLQTVYDPEIESAPGSVGQVRGIAARLMRLAKEACPIFLVGHVNKEGSKRPAA